One genomic region from Stutzerimonas decontaminans encodes:
- the mapR gene encoding GntR family transcriptional regulator MpaR (MapR regulates genes involved in Pseudomonas quinolone signal (PQS) production and anthranilate metabolism), which produces MKRYEKFADEIAELIRSSVLAPGEKVPSVRHASRTYGVSPSTVFQAYYLLEDRGLIQARARSGYFVREHAKRPLHEPDISLRPAETTDVGVSELVFSVLASLRDPATVPFGSAFPSPELFPLQRLARSMAQSVRDMPAREVIAEMTAGNPDLRRQIALRYMVSGVMLPMDELVITTGAMEALNLCLQVVTEPGDLVAIEAPAFYATLQVLERLKLKAVEIPVHPREGIDLDILADRLAHLPIKACWFMSSLQNPLGASMGEAKKQQLYELLQRHQVPLIEDDVYAELYFTREPPKPVKSHDREGLVMHCGSFSKSLAPGYRVGWVAGGRYAEQIARLKLMTTISPSVPAQAAIADYLQHGGYDRHLRKLRHALEMQQGAMLASAARHFPASTRVTRPSGGYFLWFEFPEQVDSLQLLQLALAQGISLAPGPIFSATQRFRNCARLNHGHPWDTRSEQAMELLGRMLKSF; this is translated from the coding sequence ATGAAGCGCTACGAGAAATTCGCCGACGAGATTGCCGAACTGATCCGCAGCAGCGTGCTCGCCCCAGGGGAAAAGGTGCCCTCGGTGCGCCACGCCAGCCGCACCTACGGCGTCAGCCCGTCCACCGTGTTCCAGGCCTACTACCTGCTGGAAGACCGCGGGCTGATCCAGGCGCGGGCGCGTTCGGGCTATTTCGTCCGCGAACATGCCAAGCGCCCGTTGCACGAACCGGACATCAGCCTGCGTCCGGCGGAAACCACCGATGTCGGTGTCAGCGAGCTGGTGTTCTCGGTGCTCGCCTCGCTGCGCGACCCGGCCACGGTGCCCTTCGGTTCGGCCTTTCCCAGTCCCGAGCTGTTTCCCCTGCAACGCCTGGCGCGCTCGATGGCGCAAAGCGTGCGCGACATGCCGGCACGCGAAGTGATCGCCGAGATGACCGCGGGCAACCCGGACCTGCGCCGACAGATCGCCCTGCGTTACATGGTCAGCGGCGTGATGCTGCCGATGGACGAACTGGTGATCACCACCGGTGCGATGGAGGCGCTGAACCTCTGCCTGCAGGTGGTGACCGAACCGGGCGATCTGGTAGCCATTGAGGCGCCAGCGTTCTACGCCACACTGCAGGTGCTGGAGCGGCTCAAGCTCAAGGCGGTGGAGATTCCGGTGCACCCGCGTGAAGGCATCGACCTCGACATCCTCGCCGACCGCCTTGCGCACCTGCCGATCAAGGCCTGCTGGTTCATGAGCAGCCTGCAGAACCCACTGGGCGCGAGCATGGGCGAGGCGAAGAAGCAGCAGCTCTATGAGCTGTTACAGCGCCATCAGGTGCCGCTGATCGAGGACGACGTCTACGCCGAGCTGTACTTCACCCGCGAGCCGCCCAAGCCGGTGAAGAGCCATGATCGTGAAGGCCTGGTGATGCACTGCGGTTCGTTCTCCAAGAGCCTGGCGCCCGGCTACCGGGTCGGCTGGGTCGCCGGCGGTCGCTATGCCGAACAGATCGCCCGGCTCAAGCTGATGACCACCATCTCGCCATCCGTGCCGGCCCAGGCCGCCATTGCCGATTACCTGCAACATGGCGGCTACGACCGTCACCTGCGCAAGCTGCGTCACGCGCTGGAGATGCAGCAGGGTGCGATGCTCGCCTCCGCCGCCCGGCATTTCCCGGCCAGCACACGGGTCACCCGCCCCAGCGGTGGGTATTTTCTCTGGTTCGAATTTCCCGAGCAGGTGGATTCGCTGCAGCTGCTGCAACTGGCGCTGGCCCAGGGCATCAGCCTGGCACCGGGACCGATCTTTTCGGCGACCCAGCGCTTTCGCAACTGCGCGCGGCTGAATCACGGCCACCCATGGGACACGCGCAGCGAGCAGGCGATGGAGTTGCTGGGCAGGATGCTGAAGTCGTTCTGA
- the ccoG gene encoding cytochrome c oxidase accessory protein CcoG gives MTDRIPAQIIDTVDPSQPIRLTPAQSGGPIHTRSFSGRFRNLRLLGGALLMLLYFGTVWLNWNDRQAVLWDLDRQQFHIFGATFWPQDFILLSAILIIAAFGLFFITVLAGRIWCGYACPQSTWTWMFMWVEKITEGDRLQRIKLDAAPWSPAKLLRRAAKHTLWLAISLATALAFVGYFTPVRELVADLARFDLGATTGFWLLFFTAATYINAGWLREQVCLHMCPYSRFQSVMFDADTLLVSYDTARGENRGARRKGSDPRAQGLGDCVDCTLCVQVCPTGIDIRDGLQLDCISCGACIDVCDSVMDRMGYARGLLRYTSERALKGGTTRLLRPRLIGYAVAMTAMIAAFIWALDARPQLQLDVTRDRTLYRENMQGQIENMYRLKLINKTQQPRRYALALEDGPFALQGPREIALAPGEIADLPVSVTLLDNARDFSRELRFEVSDIAEPSSRVSTPSTFVAPIAALRQ, from the coding sequence ATGACCGACCGCATACCCGCGCAGATCATCGATACCGTTGATCCCAGCCAACCGATCCGCCTGACGCCCGCGCAGAGCGGCGGGCCCATTCATACGCGCAGTTTCAGCGGCCGCTTCCGCAACCTGCGCCTGTTAGGCGGCGCTCTGCTGATGCTGCTCTACTTCGGCACCGTCTGGCTGAACTGGAACGACCGCCAGGCGGTACTCTGGGATCTGGACCGACAGCAGTTCCACATCTTCGGCGCCACCTTCTGGCCGCAGGATTTCATCCTGCTTTCGGCGATTCTGATCATCGCCGCGTTCGGCCTGTTCTTCATCACCGTGCTGGCCGGGCGCATCTGGTGCGGCTACGCCTGCCCGCAGAGCACCTGGACCTGGATGTTCATGTGGGTGGAAAAGATCACCGAGGGTGATCGCCTGCAGCGCATCAAGCTCGACGCCGCGCCCTGGTCGCCCGCCAAGCTGCTGCGCCGTGCCGCCAAGCACACGCTGTGGCTGGCGATCAGCCTGGCCACGGCGCTGGCCTTCGTCGGCTATTTCACCCCGGTACGCGAACTGGTGGCCGACCTCGCCCGCTTCGACCTCGGCGCGACCACCGGTTTCTGGCTGCTGTTCTTCACTGCTGCGACCTACATCAACGCCGGCTGGCTGCGCGAGCAGGTGTGCCTGCACATGTGCCCCTACTCGCGCTTCCAGAGCGTAATGTTCGACGCCGATACCCTGCTCGTCTCCTACGACACAGCCCGTGGCGAGAACCGCGGCGCCCGGCGCAAGGGCAGCGACCCGCGCGCGCAGGGCCTCGGTGACTGCGTCGACTGCACGCTGTGCGTGCAGGTCTGCCCCACCGGCATCGACATTCGCGACGGCCTGCAGCTGGATTGCATCAGCTGCGGCGCCTGCATCGACGTCTGCGACAGCGTCATGGACCGGATGGGCTACGCCCGCGGCCTGCTGCGCTACACCTCCGAGCGCGCACTCAAGGGCGGCACCACCCGCCTCTTGCGCCCTCGGCTGATCGGTTATGCCGTGGCGATGACGGCGATGATCGCGGCCTTCATCTGGGCACTGGACGCGCGGCCACAGCTGCAGCTGGACGTCACCCGCGACCGCACGCTGTACCGCGAGAACATGCAGGGCCAGATCGAGAACATGTATCGCCTCAAGCTGATCAACAAGACCCAGCAGCCGCGCCGCTACGCGCTGGCATTGGAAGACGGGCCGTTCGCGCTGCAGGGACCGCGGGAGATCGCCCTGGCCCCGGGCGAGATAGCCGACCTGCCGGTCAGCGTTACGCTGCTCGACAACGCCCGCGACTTCAGCCGCGAGCTGCGCTTCGAGGTCAGCGACATCGCCGAGCCGAGCAGCCGGGTGAGCACACCGAGCACCTTCGTCGCCCCCATCGCGGCGCTACGCCAGTAG
- a CDS encoding CidA/LrgA family protein: MILKGLTWLVLLQLLGNLINLVLLPALPGPIIGMLLLFGLLLLRRSIPESLEKTAALLLQYLPLLLIVPAAGIMTSGSALLDDLPAIAAGLVMSLLITVPFCGWLMQRLIRRLDLKREDQA; encoded by the coding sequence ATGATTCTCAAGGGCCTGACCTGGTTGGTGCTGCTGCAACTGCTCGGCAACCTGATCAATCTGGTGCTGCTGCCGGCATTGCCTGGGCCGATCATCGGCATGCTGTTGCTGTTCGGCTTGTTGCTGCTGCGCCGCAGCATTCCCGAGTCGCTGGAGAAAACCGCGGCGCTGTTGCTGCAGTACCTGCCGTTGCTGCTGATCGTGCCCGCAGCCGGAATCATGACCAGTGGCTCCGCACTATTGGATGATCTGCCGGCGATTGCCGCCGGGCTGGTGATGTCGTTGCTGATCACTGTGCCGTTCTGCGGCTGGCTGATGCAGCGGCTGATTCGCCGGCTCGACCTCAAGCGGGAGGATCAGGCATGA
- a CDS encoding LrgB family protein, whose protein sequence is MTVLDWRTAWAAVVVHPLFSVALTLIAFQLALMLYRRSGWLVLQPVMVGMLLVVGTLTLVDLDYARYREGASLVAMLLGPATVALAVPLHRHLKRIQQLFWPIVITLAVGGVLSVVLTLAIAWALGAQMPVLMSLAPKSATMPIAMLVAEQLGGLASLAAVFVMLTGVIGTALGPLLLRWAGVDHPAARGLSYGINAHAIGTARALEEGDECGAFAALGMSLLGILIALLLPFALG, encoded by the coding sequence ATGACGGTTCTCGACTGGCGCACGGCCTGGGCGGCCGTCGTGGTGCACCCGCTGTTCTCCGTGGCGCTGACCCTGATCGCGTTCCAGCTGGCGCTGATGCTCTACCGGCGCAGCGGCTGGCTGGTGCTGCAGCCGGTGATGGTCGGCATGCTGCTGGTGGTCGGCACGCTGACTCTGGTGGACCTGGACTATGCCCGCTACCGCGAGGGCGCTTCGCTGGTTGCCATGCTGCTCGGTCCGGCGACCGTGGCGCTGGCGGTGCCGCTGCATCGTCACCTCAAGCGGATTCAGCAATTGTTCTGGCCGATTGTCATTACCCTGGCCGTGGGCGGCGTGCTCAGCGTGGTGCTGACGTTGGCGATCGCCTGGGCGCTGGGTGCACAGATGCCGGTGCTGATGAGCCTAGCGCCGAAGTCGGCGACCATGCCGATTGCCATGCTGGTGGCCGAGCAGCTCGGCGGCCTGGCATCGCTGGCGGCGGTATTCGTCATGCTTACCGGTGTCATCGGCACGGCGCTGGGGCCGCTGTTGCTGCGCTGGGCTGGCGTCGATCATCCCGCCGCTCGCGGTCTGAGCTATGGCATCAACGCGCATGCCATCGGTACGGCACGGGCGTTGGAGGAGGGCGACGAATGCGGCGCTTTCGCGGCACTGGGGATGAGCCTGCTGGGCATTCTGATCGCATTGCTCCTGCCGTTCGCCCTCGGCTGA
- a CDS encoding PhzF family phenazine biosynthesis protein: MFQVDAFTAERFRGNPAAVIPLQAWLSDELMQAIAAENNLSETAFFVREADGAFHIRWFSPLTEIDFCGHATLASAFVLLEQGLAQAPLVFRAAAVGDLTVQRRADGLLEMSFPNRAPEPVAEPPAALLQGLGCEPEAVLRSQQAWFAVYRDEQQVRALSPDLDALRGLAPLDVVVTAPGREQDFVSRYFWPANGGDEDPVTGSIHAGLAPYWAGQLGRNELVALQASARTGILHCRVEADRVMVAGQAVLFLDGTIEL; encoded by the coding sequence ATGTTCCAGGTCGATGCTTTCACCGCTGAACGTTTCCGGGGCAATCCCGCAGCGGTGATCCCCTTGCAAGCCTGGCTGTCGGACGAGTTGATGCAAGCCATCGCCGCCGAAAACAACCTTTCCGAAACCGCCTTCTTCGTACGTGAAGCGGACGGGGCGTTTCATATCCGCTGGTTTTCGCCGCTTACCGAGATTGATTTCTGTGGCCACGCCACCCTGGCCAGCGCCTTCGTACTGCTGGAGCAGGGCCTGGCCCAGGCGCCGCTGGTTTTCCGCGCTGCGGCCGTGGGCGATCTGACCGTGCAGCGTCGGGCCGACGGCCTGCTGGAAATGAGCTTCCCCAACCGCGCGCCGGAGCCGGTTGCCGAACCGCCGGCGGCATTGTTGCAGGGACTTGGATGCGAACCGGAAGCGGTGCTGCGCAGCCAGCAGGCCTGGTTCGCCGTCTATCGAGACGAGCAGCAGGTTCGTGCATTGTCACCCGACCTCGATGCACTGCGCGGACTGGCGCCTTTGGATGTGGTGGTGACCGCACCGGGGCGCGAGCAGGATTTCGTCTCCCGCTACTTCTGGCCAGCCAATGGTGGCGACGAAGATCCGGTGACCGGTTCCATTCACGCCGGACTCGCGCCGTACTGGGCAGGGCAGCTGGGGCGCAACGAACTGGTGGCGCTGCAGGCCTCGGCTCGTACCGGCATCCTGCACTGTCGGGTCGAGGCAGATCGTGTGATGGTGGCCGGGCAGGCCGTACTTTTTCTCGACGGCACCATCGAACTTTAA
- the bglX gene encoding beta-glucosidase BglX, with product MKGLLPFVLLAGAMSSFAFAAPPALPLDDRQALIETLLERMTLAEKIGQLRLISIGGDMPRERIAEEIAAGRIGATFNSVTRTDNRPMQDAALRSRLGIPIFFAYDVIHGHRTIFPISLALASSWDLEAIALSGRVSAIEASADGLDLTFAPMVDITRDPRWGRTSEGFGEDPYLVSQIAGTLVRAYQGERLSAADSVMASVKHFALYGAVEGGRDYNVVDMSPQRMHQDYLPPYRAAVDAGAGGVMVALNTVNGMPASANRWLLRDLLRDDWGFRGLNISDHGAIDELLRHGVARDGREAARLAIEAGIDLSMHDSLYLQELPGLVERGEVPVELIDQAVGRVLGAKYDLGLFHDPYRRIGQAADDPVEVNAESRLHRQAARQVARDSLVLLENREQTLPLRKDATIALVGPLADSHVDMLGSWSAAGVAAQTVTLRQGLEAAVGKGGQIIHARGANVTDDTGMIKYLNFLNWDRPEVSLDPRPPQAMIDEAVRAAREADVIVAALGEARGMSHESSSRTSLALPASQQALLEALVATGKPLVVVLMNGRPLQLGWVKEHADAVLETWFAGTEGGHAIADVLFGAHNPSGKLPISFPRSVGQIPTYYNHPRLGRPYVEGRPGNYTSQYFEEPNGALYPFGYGLSYTDFELSKPQLSRRALKRDQNLEVSVTVKNIGARAGATVVQLYLQDLVGSSVRPVKELKGFKKLMLEAGETQVVRFVLSEADLKFYDARLDHVAEPGEFEVQLGLDSRSVLSERFELL from the coding sequence ATGAAAGGGCTGCTGCCGTTTGTCCTGCTTGCCGGTGCGATGAGTTCGTTCGCCTTTGCGGCGCCGCCGGCATTGCCGCTGGATGACCGCCAGGCGCTGATCGAAACCCTGCTCGAGCGCATGACGCTGGCGGAGAAGATCGGCCAGTTGCGCCTGATCAGCATCGGTGGCGACATGCCGCGCGAGCGGATCGCCGAAGAAATCGCCGCCGGGCGCATCGGCGCGACATTCAATTCGGTGACCCGAACCGATAACCGGCCGATGCAGGATGCTGCGCTGCGCAGCCGTCTGGGCATCCCGATCTTCTTCGCCTATGACGTCATTCACGGCCACCGCACCATCTTCCCCATCAGCCTGGCCCTGGCCTCCAGCTGGGACCTCGAGGCGATTGCCCTGAGCGGTCGCGTGTCGGCCATCGAAGCCAGCGCCGACGGCCTGGACCTGACCTTTGCGCCGATGGTCGACATCACCCGTGACCCACGCTGGGGGCGCACCTCGGAAGGCTTCGGCGAAGATCCCTACCTGGTTTCGCAGATCGCCGGCACGCTGGTGCGCGCCTATCAGGGTGAGCGTCTCTCCGCTGCAGACAGCGTGATGGCCAGCGTCAAGCACTTCGCCCTGTATGGCGCGGTGGAAGGCGGGCGCGATTACAACGTGGTCGATATGAGCCCGCAGCGCATGCATCAGGATTACCTGCCGCCATACCGTGCGGCTGTGGACGCCGGCGCTGGCGGCGTGATGGTGGCGCTGAACACCGTCAACGGAATGCCGGCCAGTGCCAACCGCTGGCTGTTGCGTGATCTGCTGCGGGACGACTGGGGCTTCCGCGGGCTGAACATCAGCGATCACGGCGCCATCGACGAACTGCTGCGCCACGGCGTCGCTCGCGATGGCCGCGAGGCCGCGCGCCTGGCGATCGAGGCGGGCATCGACCTGAGCATGCACGACTCGCTCTACCTGCAGGAACTGCCCGGGCTGGTCGAGCGCGGCGAGGTGCCGGTCGAACTGATCGACCAGGCAGTCGGTCGCGTGCTCGGCGCCAAGTACGACCTCGGGCTGTTCCATGATCCCTATCGCCGCATCGGCCAGGCAGCGGACGACCCGGTCGAGGTCAATGCCGAAAGCCGCCTGCATCGCCAGGCGGCGAGGCAAGTGGCACGCGACTCGCTGGTGCTGCTGGAGAACCGCGAGCAGACGCTGCCATTGCGCAAGGACGCGACCATTGCGCTGGTTGGGCCGCTGGCCGATTCCCACGTCGACATGCTCGGCAGCTGGTCGGCAGCCGGTGTGGCAGCCCAGACGGTGACGCTGCGTCAGGGGCTGGAAGCGGCTGTCGGCAAGGGCGGCCAGATCATCCATGCCCGCGGTGCGAACGTCACCGACGATACCGGCATGATCAAGTACCTGAACTTCCTCAACTGGGACCGCCCGGAAGTCTCGCTGGACCCGCGGCCGCCGCAGGCGATGATCGACGAGGCGGTACGCGCCGCGCGCGAGGCCGATGTCATCGTTGCCGCACTGGGCGAGGCGCGAGGCATGTCCCACGAATCGTCCAGCCGCACCAGCCTTGCGCTGCCAGCCAGCCAGCAGGCGCTGCTCGAAGCACTGGTCGCCACCGGCAAACCGTTGGTGGTGGTGCTGATGAACGGACGGCCGTTGCAGCTTGGCTGGGTCAAGGAGCACGCCGATGCGGTGTTGGAAACCTGGTTCGCCGGCACCGAGGGCGGCCATGCGATAGCCGATGTGCTGTTCGGCGCGCACAACCCGTCCGGCAAGCTGCCGATCTCCTTCCCGCGCTCAGTCGGCCAGATCCCGACCTATTACAACCACCCGCGGCTGGGGCGGCCCTACGTCGAAGGACGTCCGGGCAACTACACCTCGCAATATTTCGAAGAGCCCAACGGCGCGCTGTACCCATTCGGCTATGGCCTCAGCTACACCGATTTCGAGCTGTCAAAACCGCAGCTTTCACGGCGTGCGCTGAAACGCGATCAGAATCTGGAGGTCAGCGTAACGGTGAAGAACATCGGCGCGCGTGCCGGCGCAACGGTCGTGCAGCTTTATCTGCAGGATCTGGTTGGCTCCAGCGTACGCCCGGTCAAAGAGCTCAAGGGCTTCAAGAAACTGATGCTGGAGGCTGGCGAGACGCAGGTGGTGCGCTTCGTGCTGAGCGAAGCCGATCTCAAATTCTATGACGCTCGGCTCGACCATGTGGCGGAACCTGGCGAGTTCGAGGTCCAGCTGGGCCTCGATTCGCGGTCGGTGCTCAGCGAGCGTTTCGAGTTGTTGTAA
- a CDS encoding glucan biosynthesis protein G, translated as MLAGLAGGLCMLLAGNALAFGLDDVAERAKTLAASGYEEPASNLPAELRKMAFADYQRLRFNPEHAYWKDAETPFHLQFYHQGMHFDTPVRINEITATDVREIRYDPAMFQFDGVEIDPAALEGLGFAGFKVLYPLNKKDKQDEVMTLLGASYFRIVGKGQWYGLSARGLAIDTALPVGEEFPRFREFWVERPQADRRNLVIYALLDSPRATGAYRMVLTPGKDSTLDVQAKVFLREPVGKLGIAPLTSMFLFGANQPSDSLNFRPQLHDSEGLAIHAGNGEWLWRPLNNPKRLAVSAFSVENPRGFGLMQRTREFNRYEDLDDRYELRPSGWVETRGDWGKGHVELVEIPTPDETNDNIVAFWSPEKQPEPGQPLDLEYRLHFSMDEPSLHDPQLAWVQQTRVSAGDVKQANLIRQPDGSTALIVDFVGPVLEQLAEDAPVTTRVSIDDNAELVENNLRYNTVTKGWRLTLRLKVRDPARPVEMRAALVDGDKTLSETWTYQIPPHE; from the coding sequence ATGCTGGCGGGGCTGGCCGGCGGGTTGTGCATGCTGCTGGCCGGCAACGCGCTGGCATTCGGGCTCGATGATGTGGCCGAACGGGCGAAAACCCTGGCCGCCAGCGGTTATGAGGAGCCAGCCAGCAACCTGCCCGCGGAGCTGCGCAAGATGGCCTTCGCCGATTACCAGCGGCTGCGCTTCAACCCCGAGCATGCCTACTGGAAGGATGCTGAGACGCCATTCCACCTGCAGTTCTATCACCAGGGCATGCATTTCGACACGCCGGTGCGGATCAACGAAATCACTGCCACGGACGTTCGCGAGATCCGCTACGACCCGGCGATGTTCCAGTTCGATGGCGTCGAGATTGATCCTGCCGCCCTGGAAGGGCTCGGTTTCGCCGGCTTCAAGGTGCTCTATCCGCTGAACAAGAAGGACAAGCAGGACGAGGTGATGACCCTGCTTGGCGCCAGCTACTTCCGCATAGTCGGTAAGGGCCAGTGGTACGGGCTTTCCGCGCGCGGGTTGGCGATCGACACGGCACTGCCGGTTGGCGAGGAATTCCCGCGCTTTCGTGAGTTCTGGGTCGAGCGGCCGCAGGCTGATCGGCGCAACCTGGTGATCTACGCGCTGCTCGACTCGCCGCGCGCCACCGGCGCTTATCGCATGGTGCTGACGCCAGGCAAGGACAGCACGCTGGATGTGCAGGCCAAGGTGTTTCTCCGCGAGCCAGTCGGCAAGCTCGGTATTGCGCCGCTGACCAGCATGTTCCTGTTCGGTGCCAATCAGCCCAGCGATTCGCTTAACTTCCGGCCACAACTGCATGATTCCGAGGGGCTGGCGATCCATGCCGGCAATGGCGAATGGCTCTGGCGCCCGCTGAACAATCCGAAGCGTCTGGCGGTGAGTGCCTTCAGCGTGGAAAACCCGCGTGGTTTCGGGCTGATGCAGCGCACCCGCGAGTTCAACCGCTACGAGGATCTGGACGACCGTTACGAGCTGCGCCCGAGCGGCTGGGTCGAGACCCGTGGCGACTGGGGCAAGGGCCACGTCGAGCTGGTGGAAATCCCGACGCCTGACGAAACCAACGACAATATCGTCGCGTTCTGGTCACCCGAGAAGCAGCCGGAGCCCGGCCAACCGCTGGATCTGGAATATCGCCTGCACTTCTCCATGGACGAACCCAGCCTGCACGACCCGCAGTTGGCCTGGGTGCAGCAGACCCGCGTTTCGGCAGGTGACGTCAAGCAAGCCAACCTGATCCGCCAGCCGGACGGCAGCACCGCGCTGATCGTGGACTTCGTCGGCCCGGTGCTTGAGCAGCTCGCCGAGGATGCGCCAGTGACCACTCGCGTAAGCATCGACGACAACGCCGAGCTGGTGGAAAACAATCTGCGCTACAACACCGTCACCAAGGGCTGGCGTCTGACGCTGCGGCTGAAAGTGCGAGACCCGGCGCGACCGGTCGAGATGCGTGCCGCGCTGGTCGATGGTGACAAGACCCTTTCCGAAACCTGGACCTATCAGATCCCGCCCCATGAATGA